A single Oryctolagus cuniculus chromosome 18, mOryCun1.1, whole genome shotgun sequence DNA region contains:
- the ZNF821 gene encoding zinc finger protein 821 isoform X4, translating to MCPVCGRALSSPGSLGRHLLIHSEDQRSNCAVCGARFTSHATFNSEKLPEVLNMESLPPAHNEGPSSAEGKDIAFSPAVYPAGILLVCNNCAAYRKLLEAQTPSVRKWALRRQNEPLEVRLQRLERERTAKKSRRDNETPEEREVRRMRDREAKRLQRMQETDEQRARRLQRDREAMRLKRANETPEKRQARLIREREAKRLKRRLEKMDMMLRAQFGQDPSAMAALAAEMNFFQLPVSGVELDSQLLGKMAFEEQNSSSLH from the exons ATGTGTCCTGTCTGTGGCAGAGCCCTTAGCTCCCCAGGGTCATTGGGTCGCCACCTACTAATCCACTCAGAGGACCAGCGGTCTAACTGTGCTGTGTGTGGAGCCCGTTTCACCAGCCATGCCACTTTTAACAG TGAGAAGCTTCCTGAAGTACTTAATATGGAATCCCTACCCCCAGCCCATAATGAGGGTCCCTCCAGTGCTGAGGGAAAAGACATTGCCTTTAGTCCTGCAGTGTACCCTGCTGGAATTCTGCTTGTGTGCAACAACTGTGCTGCCTACCGTAAGCTACTGGAAGCTCAGACCCCCAGTGTACGCAAGTGGGCCTTACGTCGACAGAATGAGCCTTTGGAAGTGCGGCTACAGCGGTTAGAACGAGAGCGCACGGCCAAGAAGAGCCGGCGGGACAATGAGACCCCTGAGGAGCGGGAGGTGAGGCGCATGAGGGACCGGGAGGCCAAGCGCCTGCAGCGCATGCAGGAGACAGATGAGCAGCgggcacgccggctgcagcgggaTCGGGAGGCCATGAGGCTGAAGAGGGCTAATGAAACCCCAGAGAAGCGGCAGGCCCGGCTCATCCGAGAGCGAGAGGCCAAGCGGCTCAAGAGGAGGCTGGAGAAAATGGACATGATGTTGCGAGCTCAGTTTGGCCAAGATCCTTCGGCCATGGCAGCCTTAGCAGCTGAGATGAACTTCTTCCAACTACCCGTGAGTGGGGTGGAGTTGGACAGCCAGCTGCTGGGCAAGATGGCCTTTGAAGAGCAGAACAGCAGCTCTCTGCACTGA